The stretch of DNA GGCCTCATCGAGTACAAGTTTCTCCTCAAGGCTATTGTCAGTGCTGGAATCGGTGAACAGACTTACGCTCCGAGAATCATCTTCGACGGTCGTGAAGATTCTCCTACTATTGCTGATGGAATCTCTGAGATGGAGGAGTTTTTCTTTGACAGCGTTGGAAGACTTCTCAGACGTAACGGAATATCTCCGTCTCAGATCGATGTTCTCGTTGTTAACGTTTCGATGCTTTCGACTGTTCCTTCTTTGTCTTCTCGGATTATAAATCATTACAAGATGAGAGAGGATATTAAGGTTTATAATCTTACTGGAATGGGTTGCAGTGCGAGCTTGATCTCGGTTGATATAGTGAGAAACGTTTTCAAATCGTGTCAGAATAAACTCGCTGTAGTTGTAACCTCCGAATCGCTTAGTCCGAATTGGTATTCCGGTAACGATAGATCTATGATTCTTTCGAATTGTTTGTTCAGGTCCGGTGGTTGTGCGATTCTCCTCACTAATAAGAGATCGTTACAGCATAAATCGATGTTCAGACTCAAATGCTTGGTCCGTACACATCACGGAGCGAGAGACGAATCGTACGGATGTTGTTTACAGACTGAGGATGATCAAGGACGGCTCGGCTTCCACTTAGCCAAGAATCTCCCCAAAGCCGCAACTCGAGCCTTTGTGGATAACCTCAGAATCATCGCCCCTAAAATCTTACCCATTAGAGAACTTCTCCGATTCATGGCTGTTTGGATATACTGGAAAACGACAACATCGCCTAAATCATCAAAAAAGGGAAGTAATCGCAGTGTTTCCCCAAATTCGGCGGTGACATCGTCTTCTCAGGCGCAGGTGAAGCCACCAGTGATTGATTTCAGAACCGGCGTTGATCATTTTTGTATCCACACAGGTGGTAAAGCGGTGATTGATGGAATAGGAGTAAACTTAGATCTGAGTCCGTACGACCTTGAACCGGCGAGAATGACTCTTCACCGGTTCGGAAACACATCGGCGAGTAGTCTGTGGTACGTTCTAGGGTACATGGAAGCGAAGAAGAGGTTGAAGAAAGGGGACCGAGTATTCATGATTAGCTTTGGTGCGGGCTTTAAATGCAACAGCTGTTTATGGGAGGTAGTGAGGGACTTGAATGGAGGTGAAGAAAATGTGTGGAACGATGACATTGATGAGTACCCACCAGAGTCTTTAACAAACCCATTCATGGAAAAGTTTGGTTGGATTCAAGATGAAGATCCAAGCACCTTCAAGATGCCCTTGtgagataaaaaagaaaaaaaaaataatacaggTGATATATTTcatgataatgatgatgatgatgatggtgaagAAAGATACATATTTAGTGTCATTATAATTattacttattattattgttaatctCAATGGTTCATGAtcagtattattatttttcaccaATCTAGTTAGGGTTTACAAAATtcgtttaagaaaaaaaaaggaaaaagagaaagagaaagaagtgtctagttttttgttttttacagtgttattgttattattattatttttaattggaGAGGGAGGTGGGTTGGTTGGTTGGTGGGGTTGTGGCtgatcatatttattttcatttgtgtacactataaagaaaagaaaaaaggttATTATTGTTGAATCCCATTGTGGATTTCATAACCCAAATAAGGTGTTTTTGAaagagataaatatatatatagagcttTTTATATTCtcttttttctattttgtaataaattgaaaaaagaaaatatattgtattgctcttgcttttatttgattatcaATTATTCAAGATGAAAACGGTTGTTTATGGCTCTTGTACGCGTTTTATTAAATGTCACAAATCCATGCATATTATTGGTTCAgtttgtatattaatatatatagagagagagaattctAGGTTGGACATTATACATGTATTAATTCTAGgaagatataatatatattgatttgAAAGACAGAATATATGAAGTTGTTATAATATGGTTTTTAAGGAGAAATGCTaggttttaataaattattattattattattatatataaagttgTTTATAGCTAGGGCTCTAAATGTTTGGTGCTGGAACATTAATAAGAGCCTACTCACTCAATGCTACCAGTTGTATGGTGCTTGGGCCCAACTCCAGGACAGGTATGCTTCTCTGTAGCTCTgataaattttctctattcctctctctattatcattaatttatttgttttaatgttCTAACTCACTTTTTGCTATCAATATTTAAGTAGCTttacatatttacatatatgAACTCTGGAAACGTACGTACAATACAGTATATAGATGAAAAccagttattattatttatttattattagcaTGATTATTAGGTAAAGTGGTATTCTTTTCTACTTAACGTACGGTCatctatattaattattacttgATAATATTAGGGTTTAGTATATGGCACCAGATATTAAAttagaccaatagcgatattgacacgtaggaAGATGTTTGGCACTATTGGTGCCTTTTTAACATTTctcgtaatattaatttttaatagtaGGATTATATTTTGTGTTGCTATTTAGTATCATCACTATTGATTTTCTTATTACCTTTTAGCATTTTTCTATTTTGTGTGGTGGTGCCGAGACAAGTGTATTGTGACAATTCTCATTTATGGAAATCCAAATCTATTTATCTGGTTTAGGTTATAAGAAATGTTAAGTGTTAAAAgatatatactaataataatgatgttgaatattattattattattaatataattaaatattaaatgtgacataatttaattttattagtataaaatattattaatcatTTATAAACATAGAGTGGTAATAAGGATAGTGAGCAGTTAGGAATGGTCATTTGTGTCAATAATGGTTTTAGAATTTAAATAGGTAGAGGCTAGAGTACTTGATGTAATTAAGATGGACCTTACTTTCTCTATTAAGTTGCCAGATTTAATTGACTTTATGAATCAACTAGAATAGATTAGCTCTGTACTCTTTcgtcactttctatttattagCTACATCTGTCACgtattatctatatttttcaaataaatctttttctttttatttacttatttatttttgggaATATTGTCTCTAAATGGATAATAGGGACTTGAACAATTGGACAAATGAAAATGTTTAGATTTTGCCAATTGCATTTTCAGACATATCAACTTATATAAAAAGCAAATTGAGTTTTTGATCAAGATCAAGAAAAGGTTTTAATtacgaaaatatatatatataggcaaCCGATTTTGTGCCCATCTTGTAAAATTACGGATTGTATTCCGTTGTACTGTATGGTGGGTCTTAcgtactttattattttttaatattttttgtaacCGGTTGTTCTAAGTTTATAAGACcgactaataaataaatttctttttgatttattttattatatttttgtaatagtaatttatttatttaaggtaCAATTCTTTGTTCAAGTTGACAGGAGCAAGGACAGAAGTACAACAGTTGATGGTCCTTTTTTGTCAGTTCAAAGGGTAAAATTGTCTTCTCAAACGTGGTTTTTGGCGGACTTTGTGAAATAATTTCATAGTACAAAATTTGGCATATGTAGAACGTAGTTTAGTGTATTCTAGTGTATCAGATAGATGTTTTAGtacattaaaaaatttattgacCTATCAAAAATGCTTAGGACATGCAAATGTAAAAATTTTTGctgtatttattttaagttgtattcttatgatataaaaatctatttttggatatttaatattattttttctttgttaatttatttatgttacttattaatttatttttcatcaatATATTAGTACTTGTTATTAAAATTAATCCAACGTTCTCTGAAGTCAccctaatattttaaattagtaatAAGTAAAGTTGTATAGAAACTAAAGTATaactatatataacataaaattaaaatatagaatttaaaattaagtaaaatcAATAGGTATTAAAAATATTTGAGATGGATACTTTATTTACAAtactttaattaatcattatgaaaatacataattaaaaaagtatagtttgaactattatttatttttttacataacaaATAATTTTATGCTATAAGGTTTTCTTTTATTATagcactaatattttttttattattaactttagtattttaacatttataaaaaaaaatatatattgaagaatttaatgaataagtgttgaaattaagatttatagtatttttttaaaaaaatatacaatataatcaatataatttGAAAAGTTATTAAAAAGTACAATGTATTATCAGACATCAATCATGTCATGTCATgtcacttttcattttttttttaaaaaaaaaaacaaacaattaatatttaaaaatagtatCTGTCAGTACATCAATCAATATcaactttttaaaaataataattattaaatacaaTATCAACCGGTTACCAATTTATAAAGCCTAACTACCCCTACTTTAACCCCAGCCTTCAGATCATGCAACAACACAATCCTATGGCTACTATACAATCACGGATTGTATTCCCTTATTTActatcacgggacaaaatcgggtccctatatatatatatatataatatattgtcaATAATATTTTAGTCAAAGTACCAATTTATTGCAATTAAAGGCCACTTTTAGTCAAAACACAAAATCATCTTCATTTGTCACTAAACTAATCTCACAACTTGTTATGCAAATTTATTGTCACTAAACTAATCTCAcaactatttatttttattacaaaaattaaaaatacatccTAATTAATTTGTGTATGGTATGACTAATATACTTTTTAATAAGAATTGTTTTTAGTCATAtgcaccttttttttttttttatattgataCCGATCGATATAATGATCACAACTCTATGGCCACTCTCATCAGATGCATCAAAATCCCTTTTTCTCTATAATATATTAGAGAGGTATGCTAGTATTATATGTATCAAAGACATATGTAAAATAAAGATCCTACaaaaagttattattattatttttttattttttattacatttctTTTGtactttaattaataatattctatttaaaaatataatatttaaatgatatgtaataagaaattgtaaaaaaagttTATGTATGGTATACGTACTGTAAATATTTAATATGTAAAATAGAAAAAGTATAATTTTGATGATAGAGAAGAAAAGTTAACAGAAGTGGtggtgtaaatatatatatattatatatgggaCTATGTATGTTTATCACCATATATGATATggtaataaacatatatatatagggccATATGGtacaaacctattattcatGGCTTGTGTATCTCACGTTAAAAGAGATGCAAACCAAGCTGCTCATGGCTTGGCTAAACAAGCATTGGTGTTGGATAATGATTGTATGTGGTTCGAGGAAATCCCCTCTGCCATTTTCTCTGTTGTTGTAAATGACTCCTtctaatttataataacaatctttttctcaaaaaataaaaaaaaacctattattCATGAGGTGACTACGTTGCATGTAGATTTATATATGAACTGGATCACTATGAATTTTGTAATTAACTGAACAATTCGTTGAAACCCTTTTTTGATTAtgattacaatatatatataaatatatccgAAGAGACGTACACAAATAAGATTTATCTCACTCAATGGAACTGTCTCTCTCattgaattaatatttataatttgacGACCCATCCATTAAAATGTGATAAAGATTGTATGTTTATCAAAAAATCAggatatatattgaaaagttcTAGAGAGCACGCCTTACACTActgttatattttatattacaaaCTATATTGGTACAAATTAATATGGAGTTTCATTTATTagaatcaaaattaattttaaacccTATGTATATatgtcctatatatatatatacgaaaACATGGCTTAATTcttgtgtttacttgtcactaAAGTATTAGAGATTCTCTTTTTTTCGCtggtaataataattaaataaacaccAGAAGTTTCTTAAGATTCATATCAATACCATTTTTCATTCTCCAATACCTAATTACTTATAAAGTTAATTActtttcatattattatttacTCATAACCTAATACCTAATTAATTAGTACAATACCAAATTCTGTTAGAGCCCAAAACTAATTCTATTTCTCCTACAGTTTCCTTTTGCTTGGCTCTTTCTCTAAGGGGGTTGTTGTGTAATAAGTGCATAatatcatcaattgatgaattaATTTCAAGATTTAGGATCGGATACTCAGCTTCAAATGTTCAATGAATTGGCTGCTTGCTTGCCTAGATAATTATTATGATCaatttttaaaagaggaaattatACTCTATAACTCCTTTATTGTAcctgttttaatttttaccttccttttaatattctttgatttatacccacttttttaaattttgttcccGTTATAGCCATAGGTtagtaaaaagaaataaaattcaattaCATCTCTAAATAACCTCTGTCACCTCCTTCCTTTTTCAAACAATCAGCGATTCTGGCCCAGTCTTCCATCTTTTGTGGACGCACATTTTCACGTTCATCCCTCAGTTGGCGGCTCAACCCAATCCTCCATGTATGGTCGATAAGGCGCCCGAAGAAGAGATTCGCCATATTAGTTATAAAAGTAAAGCAAGGTACTTATTTGAAGGATGTGGTAATAGATAAGCATAAATGTAATGTGATGATGATTGGAATGACGAAGATAAGAAAATTCATTCTGATAGTAggaattatatttttcttaatgcTTGAATTTGCTTGCTTTATTTCTTATTATAGTTATGATTATAGCAATTGTGGTTGTAATCGGTGGTAGAGTAATTGGAGGAACGCTGGCAATGGTAGACTCGTGGTGGAGCTTGCGTGAGTTTAATTTTTATGGAGGAGTCGGAGTCGCCTGCAATTCCATTAATCAAAGTCGTGGAGTATATTagtacaattcaattataaaaaaagggtatattttaattaaatttattttacagCTATTTTTGGTgaatgtaaaataaaaagtggTAATTATCAACATATCcctttttaaaatagtattgcTATTGGACATTAGAGGTGTctagagcatgtttggtattattttctgttttttgttttcaaaaaattgtttttaaaagtgagaacaaaaaagaatttttatagcttttaaaacacaagtcatgtttggttagtgttttttaaaagggttaattttacaaatacacaaaaacaacaaaaaacaacaaaaatacggtttcacgaaattttaaatatttttacgatttttttgattttatttacataaaatacggtctttttatgttgaaattttgttcatttgttattaattttttgttatatgtatgttatttttttgttgttatttggatgttattttcatgttacttttatgttgttttcttgttgattttatgttgttttcgtgttattttttggaaaaccgtaaaaatgtataaaaaacattctttgaacgtaaaaataaaaatattttacaaaaaatggtgccttatgtaattattcctttttaaaaacaatattgaccaaaagtgatttggtttttaaaacagaaaacaacaaattcaaaattcttggttttttgtaactttgttttatgaaaaatgttttcaaaaaacaaggccaaacaagctaaattgttttcaaaaaataattttctgtttttaaaaacaaaaaacagttttttagttatgatgtgcACCTAATAACTCTAGACATGTCGCTTACAATTTGTTAACAATactctttaaaaattattacatattAAATATGAGACTTAATACTTAAACTAAAAATGATATTAACTGAAAGTATTGTGCATACTGGTGTCTCACATTTTttactttaaaattatatataatagtaatagtatatatttatagtattgTATGTAATTAGTGAAATCCGAGTATATGAAATGAATAAATTGTTATTGGGATACGATGCCCACGATGTCAAATGCAATAtttacatgtattttttttttttgttgcgatgaatatttacatgtattttaatataaaataaaatatataaaacttaaaattaaattataccaatgaatattttgttaaatggtGTTGGAAATGCTTCATATCGTTAATGTCGGATATTGCataaattcttaaaaaaaaaaaacctatttcCACCAATTAAATCAATTTCTTTTTAAGATGTCATTACTACGTACATTTAATTTACTATGATTTGTTAGTTATTAAAATGTACATGTGGATGGGGACACTATAAAAAAGAACATTGTTATTAGGCACCAGTAGTGCCTAGTACTTTCTCAACATATCACGTTGCGATTGACTAGCGATACttcctaaaaattattatattaaactatgtgggacccgatacttagttggaccgaTAACGATACTAACACATAAGAGGGTGTTAGGTACCACTGATACCCTTTAGTATTTCTCTATAAAAAATTACtacttttaataataattttttaatcattttttagtcacaatataaattttttgtgactaaatgtgacttttagtcacaactaaaagttacttgtgactaaaacatagtaatgttacaagttgtcactaatttagttttagtcacaacaaatattgtgactaaaaatacatttagttacaacaaagtgtaatttttgtaactacaatacttttagtcacggaccttttagtcacaatgcACTCTCTAAAAAGGATTCACTGATGCATCCCTATCTGTTTcggcttttaaaaaaaaaaaaatctattttctttTCATAAGCATGTGCATTATATATagttatttataatatcttgcaaaattttaaaaaactcgaaataatttacaatatagaaagtaatgtatattattttagttatttaaaataaaagagtcatgTGTGCAACAAACTATTTGAACCCTATTTTCGCcgtgttaaatatttttgagtttctcaaaattttacagaATGTCCTAAATAACTgcaacgtacatgaccatgaaaAAAATTGAACTAAAAAATTCTCTCAAATGTCGAAATAGATAAATGTGGATCTGTAATGACCACatatttaaacatggaaatcaGTCACTCATTAgtgatttaattattatttatgttatatatgtgcaTTAGTATAAAATAAGAATTATTATCAAAAAGTAGACATTTGCCATATACTTTCTTATgaagattttattatattctaagtGTGTCATGCATGTTAATTATGAATTTTAACATTCATGTTTTATGTCCGATAATATTAGAATTTAAAGATTTGGTCATAGAGTCACTTAGATACGGTTTAGTATCTTGGGATTAGTGGGACAAgacttttgaaaatttaatatgtCAGGATTGTGCGGGATAATGGAGTTTGACTATTTTATCCTTAATATTTAAAGATTGTTGAACAAGAAAGTAAGCGCATTTGGGTATTTAGCCTTAAGTTGAGTTTGTCTTTTTCCTTTTAGTGGGATTTTTAGAGGGGTGAATTAATGTAATTTTGagctgatctttattaattaaagaAAGGAATTAAATTAGATAAACATTAGAAACCAAAAGCACTTTCTCTCTCCATAATCTCTCTCTATTCAACCTAACCTAGAACCCAAAGAACCAAACTTAATTTTCACCAATGTCTTGAAGATTTACAGCAAGGAGTGAAGAGTATTTTGTCTAGGAAGATCAAGGTAAGTTCTAGCTCTTGTTCTTCTTTAAGGTTGTAGCTTGGATTTAGTTTGAGTTCTCTTTAAgggtttgaattgtttagaagttaTTTTGGGAGTTTGACTTAGgttttttgttgttgtatttGTTGGATTTTGACTGCTGTGGCGTGAGTTGAGtgagcttgagttttgaagTTCAAATCTTGCTCAATAATGGCACTTTTGATTCCAGAGCTTTGATGTTATGTTGATTGGATGAATTATACTTATATTGGTgtaaatatgtattttgaaagGTCTGGTAAGTTTTAGGGTAGAATTGAAGTAGTAAAGTCGAGTTATGGGTATGATTATCAACTATGAAcattatgaaaaattaaatgcgCAACAAAATGGGAGATCAATGGTTAAATGATAGTTTGACAGTATATTTCAAAAATGATGTATTCAATGCTATTGACAACGCGCTTATCATTCATCATTTTCAAAACATGAAAACTCGTCGAGGACAACTTTTAAGATATGAGTTTAAAAATTGATATATTTTGTTAAGATTTTAAGATATTGAGTGTGTTATATATTTTGAACATcgttttagattattttttttttctattgaaaAATTTTTAGTGTTTGATatttaatatcttttttagTTGAGAATTGATATATTGAATTgtgtttttctttatatttacttattttttttggaatatttttacatatgaaaaaaatttacgCCTACACACTACGATTAAATCATGGGTCCGCTACTGGTGGTGGTGTATCAATCTCTGAAGATTTCAGCTTCTTCCGCTCGCTGTTCTAGGATATGTGCAAGCTTCGAAGTCTGACTACGCAAACTATCCTGAGTAGGTTGTCCATCACTACCAACAACCAATTCCTCCATATCTACAAATAGAGGCACCTCACCTCCAATGACGTTGCTCAAAAACTCTGCTTTAGACCGCAAACATAAAACAGATCACACTGTCAACTGCAAATAAGAACAAAAAGATTATTAAacttatattaaaatgaaacaaataaataaacgtGAACAAGTACAATGTGAAAtttcgtattttaatattcccagtttgattatttaattaaatgattaattaaatgcggaataataaaactggtactgaaaacagttttctgtagttacagaatgcaactctgtaactccagagaaacccagaaaaacaaacagtgcataaaagtaaaaacacacaagatttttgtacgtggtttcaacaatcctttcagaattgttactagtccacggggtcatgcccagagataagattcattagatcggtatcaaaaatacaaagtaattgacttatgcataaatagactccctcttattgtatgccgcaagcttgatgtattccacctactaaccgaatcttgataaaactccaagatcTTGAagtcccttcgatcaccttgaatagtgcttgaatcctcccgattcaaggcttaaaggctatctcccgaaagcctatacaaccatctcccgaaggttgtgtgcttgtatcctctcgatgcaagacttcaaaagcaatctcccgaaagcttgtaaatacccttctcccgaaggtgcactgatgttcttcttcgttgtagacttgaatacagactcaagacaatacaaacaacaaataaacagagtaagagtagaacaactcttctctacaaaacaaagacactcttttcttatgatatgaaagtgaataaaagagttaacataacaaagacactctttccttaagatatgaatataattctaagtgtatgaaagagataccaaacctagctactataagatgtatttataatgaatatacatctcatagacagcttacattcggtctgaacaagacctcaacccactagaaacttccctaaaataattcttcaatcagtccaggaatttccgtttctgtacctacagaatcgtgggcagtaactacaactttccttttatagaaaaggaaagtttagctccggttttctcttcaagaaacctgatcttagaaaatgggaaactcaacacaagatcagaataacagctggttagcaaagaatcaatgtgtaatcaaaacttaccatatttacctcaatttccataaataggaaagctagtcaactttccttccaagtttagatatacacaaatagggaaaccatatcaatatatgccagccgaaatatacaaagaataataaaatatttttgtcaattaaatatgccaaaaatggaattaacacaaTGAATTAAAAAACTTACGTTATTTGCAAACAATCTAATGACTTCATCCTTGCTGAGTGACACCTCCTTACTCTCCCAGTACACCATTCTAGGAAAACAATGTAATTTTCTGATTGCAAATTTCTTAGCAAGCTCTAGGATGGACTCATAAGTCCAATACTGCAATGCTATATCATATTCATAGGCCGAGTACTTCGAATCCTTTTGAGTCGTTCCCTTTTTAATCTTCTTATCCATATGCTTCTTCTTTTCGACGAAGCCCTTACTCCAAGTTTCTTTCAATCATTCAACAAGTTGAAAGAAATCTTCCCCCATGGGTACTCGTAGAAAAAAGGAAGGTCGTCAGCCATTCTCATGATAAATGGCAAAACTAAAGTCTTCTCCTCTTTCCTAGTCAGAACACCCATCACAAACAACACCATACACAACTTGTAAACATCATCATTCTCAATGCAACTCTCAAAGACGTTGCGCAGTCGACCAATGCTGATGGATGGATCCCCATTGAAGTATTCTACTATCATGATGGTCTATCATTGCCTTCTCTTCAACCTAAAACTCAGTAGGTCCACATAACATGTTAAGCCCAGTCACCAGGGAAAAGACAACTCGGGCGAATCGGCATCTCTTCCTTGCAATGTAAAAATGTACTTCGTCATCCTTATCTGATTTGATCGTATGCATGAATAATTGATGGATAAGTGCACCCGAAAATGCTAATGGCTCTCTCTCAAAAAAATGCTGAAATTGGATTCCTCCTTCACCCTTTTCAACAACTGCATTTCCATAAATTTTGTTTTCACTTTTGGATAATACCAACTACCGCCCTGCCAAGTCACACGACCAGTATAATGTTCTGACACTGAAAGTAAAAGGCGTGGAACTTTGGAAGActgcaaaaaaatacaaaaaaattgtgCATAAACATCAGACTACAATCAGTCCATGTATCgaatgttggaattattttaccaggatctagatttactaccaagtatgtttgattaacatcctaatatgaattctaaaacaataaaaataaacacatataaagtttagaaaaccttacagtgggtgcagcggaataatatgactccttccattcagatctctagcccttgattcctttctgtagcagagcataatcaagatctgaatctggatcttcttttctccttctttgatgcagattttccatagtcttacatactatgattgaggtaccacttgatgtgtgtgggcactactcatcactcaaggaatttcgaaaatacagagaaaagagagagagagagtggcagcTTCAGAGTGTTTGAGAAAATAATCAGTAAAGTGTCTATTAAACCTGAAGCCTtcaccttctatttatagaatactacatagggttaaagttgaattgtttggcatttaaaaatgaaaaataaaatgagaaatagaggcaaaggtggtcggccatacattgaggaaacaagccttccacttttccaactttcctatttcatcatttctagtttcccattttctcaaagattgccaattctctctttcaactacataaatgtcaaatctaattatttaataactataattaattattaaataatatattgtcatttattttatttattaataaaaactaatcaaagttttccaattaataaatgtaccctttaaactctctatttactgttttactcttgcttagtgaaaattcataaagtagacatagtctaacttttagaattataattgattaattaaaatcaattaactgagtcttacaagcagtatggtctcaactagtatggggaccatgggtctatataaccgagcttc from Cannabis sativa cultivar Pink pepper isolate KNU-18-1 chromosome 2, ASM2916894v1, whole genome shotgun sequence encodes:
- the LOC115718963 gene encoding 3-ketoacyl-CoA synthase 12, encoding MEIVVLLYSLPLLYFIFIIWKRYQTRRDQHCYILDYQCYKPTDDRKLNTEFCGELIRRTKNLGLIEYKFLLKAIVSAGIGEQTYAPRIIFDGREDSPTIADGISEMEEFFFDSVGRLLRRNGISPSQIDVLVVNVSMLSTVPSLSSRIINHYKMREDIKVYNLTGMGCSASLISVDIVRNVFKSCQNKLAVVVTSESLSPNWYSGNDRSMILSNCLFRSGGCAILLTNKRSLQHKSMFRLKCLVRTHHGARDESYGCCLQTEDDQGRLGFHLAKNLPKAATRAFVDNLRIIAPKILPIRELLRFMAVWIYWKTTTSPKSSKKGSNRSVSPNSAVTSSSQAQVKPPVIDFRTGVDHFCIHTGGKAVIDGIGVNLDLSPYDLEPARMTLHRFGNTSASSLWYVLGYMEAKKRLKKGDRVFMISFGAGFKCNSCLWEVVRDLNGGEENVWNDDIDEYPPESLTNPFMEKFGWIQDEDPSTFKMPL